One region of Armatimonadota bacterium genomic DNA includes:
- a CDS encoding S-layer homology domain-containing protein — MGLLLAGVGGERLRAQPFADVPTNHWAYDAIAELAAKGLI; from the coding sequence ATGGGCCTTCTCCTCGCGGGGGTTGGGGGAGAGAGGCTGCGGGCCCAGCCGTTTGCGGATGTTCCGACGAACCACTGGGCGTACGATGCGATTGCGGAGTTGGCGGCGAAGGGGTTGATT